Proteins from a single region of Candidatus Hydrogenedentota bacterium:
- the nrdR gene encoding transcriptional regulator NrdR yields MRCPFCAFLESKVVDSRSSKEGDSIRRRRECLKCARRYTTYERIEEVAQMVIKKDGRREPFDRWKIKSGILKACEKRPVSLEQVESLIDDVERSLFNSSEHEVSTDSIGMAVMQRLKELDEVAYVRFASVYRQFKDLNEFMSELKNLLS; encoded by the coding sequence ATGCGGTGTCCGTTCTGCGCGTTTCTTGAAAGCAAAGTGGTTGATTCCCGTTCTTCGAAAGAAGGGGATTCGATCCGGCGTCGGCGCGAGTGTTTGAAGTGTGCACGCCGATACACAACGTATGAGCGAATCGAAGAAGTCGCTCAGATGGTGATCAAGAAAGACGGACGGCGCGAGCCGTTCGACCGCTGGAAGATCAAGAGCGGTATTCTCAAAGCCTGCGAGAAGCGTCCGGTCAGTCTTGAACAAGTCGAATCCCTTATCGACGACGTGGAACGCTCGCTGTTCAATTCGAGTGAACACGAGGTCTCCACGGATTCGATCGGCATGGCGGTCATGCAACGTTTGAAAGAACTCGACGAAGTGGCCTACGTGCGCTTCGCGTCGGTGTACCGCCAGTTCAAAGACCTCAACGAATTCATGAGCGAACTCAAGAATCTGTTGAGCTGA
- the rsmD gene encoding 16S rRNA (guanine(966)-N(2))-methyltransferase RsmD, translating into MLRVIAGQAKGIRLEAPKGTRVRPTLDRVREALFSILGPDIPGCRFADLFTGTGANGIEALSRGAAAVVFVDNDPRSLECVRTNVEKARLGAQATLRRLSIPAGLRQLAANGQRFDLIFADPPFEYRDYSSLLAAVSEAELLNPEGSLVLEHAKEAEIPEKIGTLRRYRHETYGSVGLSFFT; encoded by the coding sequence ATGTTGCGTGTTATCGCAGGACAGGCAAAGGGAATTCGACTCGAAGCCCCCAAGGGGACTCGTGTCCGGCCAACTCTCGACCGTGTACGGGAAGCCTTATTCAGCATTCTTGGTCCGGATATCCCGGGGTGCCGCTTTGCGGATCTCTTTACCGGTACGGGCGCCAACGGCATCGAAGCCCTGAGCCGGGGTGCTGCGGCGGTGGTCTTCGTGGACAACGACCCCCGATCCCTGGAATGCGTTCGGACCAACGTCGAAAAAGCACGGTTGGGAGCGCAAGCGACCCTCCGACGCCTGTCCATCCCTGCCGGTTTACGTCAGTTGGCCGCCAATGGGCAGCGGTTCGACCTGATCTTTGCCGACCCGCCTTTCGAGTATCGAGACTATTCATCACTTCTTGCCGCCGTCTCCGAGGCCGAATTGCTCAATCCCGAGGGCAGCTTGGTCCTGGAGCATGCCAAGGAGGCTGAAATTCCAGAGAAAATAGGGACGCTAAGGCGGTACAGGCACGAGACCTACGGTTCCGTAGGGCTTTCGTTTTTCACTTGA